One Borreliella chilensis DNA window includes the following coding sequences:
- a CDS encoding cell division protein FtsY, with translation MGILAKIKELFKSKQQENIIENLEDILLESDINNDIVIEIINKLTKDKNENEKTIIEKLKELLNNYINTKKFTLKNNKLNILLIIGINGIGKTSSIAKLANKFKNEGKNILISAADTFRAAAIEQIKIYGEQIGIRIISQNQGSDPSAVIFDSISSAKLKNYDALIIDTAGRLQNKENLIKELQKINNVILKQIHNTDINYQKLLVIDSTIGKNTNSQAEIFNKAIEIDGIIITKLDSSSRAGAIINISKILKKPIYFTTFGENLEDIKEFDINEYLNKLL, from the coding sequence TTGGGCATTTTAGCAAAAATAAAAGAATTATTTAAAAGCAAACAACAAGAAAATATTATTGAAAATTTAGAAGACATCCTCTTAGAATCAGATATTAATAATGACATTGTAATAGAAATAATAAACAAATTAACAAAAGACAAAAATGAAAACGAAAAAACTATTATTGAAAAATTAAAAGAACTTTTAAATAATTATATTAACACAAAAAAATTTACTCTAAAAAATAACAAATTAAACATTTTGTTAATAATTGGCATAAATGGAATTGGAAAAACATCAAGCATAGCAAAGCTTGCAAATAAATTTAAAAATGAAGGCAAAAATATATTAATATCAGCTGCTGATACATTCAGAGCAGCTGCAATTGAACAAATAAAAATTTATGGTGAACAAATCGGAATTAGAATAATATCTCAAAACCAAGGAAGCGATCCATCAGCTGTGATATTCGACAGCATCTCAAGCGCTAAGCTTAAAAATTATGACGCACTAATTATTGACACAGCCGGAAGGTTACAAAATAAAGAAAATTTAATAAAAGAGCTTCAAAAAATAAACAATGTGATCTTAAAACAAATACACAACACTGACATCAATTATCAAAAACTACTTGTGATCGATTCTACTATTGGAAAAAATACAAATAGTCAAGCAGAAATTTTTAATAAAGCAATAGAAATAGACGGCATAATAATCACAAAGCTTGATTCATCTTCCAGGGCAGGTGCAATAATAAATATTTCAAAAATTCTTAAAAAACCTATATACTTTACTACATTTGGAGAAAATCTAGAAGATATTAAAGAATTTGATATCAATGAATATCTTAATAAATTGCTATGA
- a CDS encoding membrane protein: MLDLEKTKTIFKKYNKYGVNIDEIQIPEYALIPLETENSKSIIYIIEKQKIEENQILSKNFNIELHTYSPISGIVEKIYTANFPDGKELKSALIKFQGKITTEKKIIEDEISREKTLAKLIQLGIPWFNENSLFQFINKCKKIDKMILLTNGKDVFTNISEALMAEKLEEILSGFQIIDKIFKFKEIIIISNKSKLKKEFEKLNIFNNRKIKIKSLENAYPYTNHEMIMHFLYNNKNTKDDINPNKNILLANIEDLYNANLVIKNNNPYKEKFIAINGNKKIKNRILKVKLGTSFSQIINEKIDTKKYEIFLNNPANKIKIATLNVPVTRDIYSLTILKKKSIYDKIKALFISSFSALQMEDIIFSYLKNEKKNDNSKLKIFKYTDKEVEEEIHKVQKEIKGKILNENLINGVIYTENNLKDIYLAIIFSLLPSLIFSFINNTKFMTDTLLLVFISVVIYIPIMLKINYKCLSFFVYSALMTSIILPLNLEIALKITSLLFTFLVFFYFFRLSAFLVNPILISFIFFVLNFPLSFKQTYQEELKAPMSTIPTWNKIVDINSNIKNLKSLNTFTRYESKKIDAIENFINKNIFSVFNIIVTRFHIESLFGVNNEKKISPILLYFGLLLIVGKYIINKLIPLSFYISLMTVSYTTQNIGTLSHISSDMLTLLISPIPMLLIFTIATEVQIAPHFKFEQILYGSLLAFAYFLTLSFIPFETLSIIISIFILQASSNLIKKYSLTFKIKKIMHFLKTNKEKALKIPLENEKDIIKL, from the coding sequence ATGCTAGACTTAGAAAAAACAAAAACAATTTTTAAAAAATATAATAAATACGGAGTAAACATAGACGAGATTCAAATACCTGAATATGCCTTAATACCTCTTGAAACAGAAAATTCAAAATCTATAATATATATAATTGAAAAACAAAAAATAGAAGAAAATCAAATATTATCAAAAAACTTCAACATAGAATTACACACATACTCTCCAATATCTGGAATAGTAGAAAAAATATACACAGCCAACTTTCCAGATGGTAAGGAATTAAAATCAGCATTAATCAAATTCCAAGGAAAAATAACAACCGAAAAAAAAATAATCGAAGACGAAATCTCAAGAGAAAAAACTTTAGCAAAATTAATTCAACTGGGAATTCCTTGGTTTAATGAAAATTCATTATTTCAATTCATAAACAAATGCAAAAAAATAGACAAAATGATTTTATTAACAAACGGAAAAGATGTGTTTACAAATATTTCAGAAGCACTAATGGCAGAAAAATTAGAAGAAATTCTTTCGGGATTCCAAATAATCGACAAAATATTTAAATTCAAAGAAATAATAATAATATCAAATAAAAGCAAATTGAAAAAAGAATTTGAAAAATTAAATATTTTCAACAACAGAAAAATTAAAATTAAATCTTTAGAAAATGCATATCCTTATACAAATCACGAAATGATAATGCACTTTTTATATAACAACAAAAATACAAAAGATGACATAAACCCCAATAAAAACATTTTATTAGCAAATATTGAAGATTTATACAATGCCAATCTTGTCATAAAAAATAATAATCCTTATAAAGAAAAATTTATAGCTATAAATGGAAATAAAAAAATAAAAAATCGAATACTCAAAGTAAAACTTGGGACCTCTTTTAGCCAAATAATAAATGAAAAAATTGATACAAAAAAATATGAAATTTTCTTAAACAACCCAGCTAACAAAATAAAAATTGCGACATTAAATGTACCAGTAACAAGAGATATTTATAGTCTTACCATATTAAAGAAAAAATCAATATATGACAAAATTAAGGCGTTATTTATATCCAGCTTCTCAGCATTACAAATGGAAGATATTATTTTCTCATATTTAAAGAATGAAAAAAAAAATGATAACAGCAAATTAAAAATCTTTAAATATACAGACAAAGAAGTAGAAGAAGAAATACATAAAGTTCAAAAAGAAATCAAAGGCAAAATTCTAAATGAAAATTTAATAAATGGGGTCATATACACTGAAAACAATTTAAAAGATATATACCTTGCTATCATATTCTCACTATTGCCTAGCCTAATATTTTCCTTCATAAATAACACAAAATTCATGACAGACACTTTACTACTAGTATTTATCAGTGTGGTAATCTATATTCCAATAATGCTAAAAATTAATTACAAATGTTTGTCCTTTTTTGTTTACAGCGCCTTAATGACAAGCATTATATTACCTTTAAACCTAGAAATTGCACTAAAAATAACCTCTTTATTATTTACTTTTTTAGTATTCTTTTACTTTTTCAGACTATCAGCATTTTTAGTAAACCCCATATTGATTTCTTTTATATTTTTTGTATTAAATTTTCCACTAAGTTTTAAGCAAACCTATCAAGAAGAGCTTAAAGCACCAATGTCAACAATCCCAACCTGGAACAAAATAGTTGACATAAATTCAAACATAAAAAATTTAAAAAGTTTGAATACCTTCACAAGATATGAAAGTAAAAAAATAGATGCAATTGAAAACTTTATAAATAAAAACATTTTTTCCGTTTTCAACATAATTGTTACAAGATTCCATATTGAAAGTCTTTTTGGGGTTAATAATGAAAAAAAAATATCTCCTATTTTGCTTTATTTTGGACTCTTGTTAATAGTTGGCAAATATATAATTAATAAATTAATACCACTATCATTTTATATAAGCTTGATGACAGTCTCATACACAACACAAAACATAGGAACTCTAAGCCACATCAGCTCAGATATGTTAACACTACTCATTTCTCCAATTCCAATGCTCTTAATATTTACAATAGCAACAGAAGTTCAAATAGCACCCCACTTCAAATTTGAGCAAATACTCTACGGATCACTCTTAGCATTTGCATACTTTTTAACATTAAGCTTTATTCCATTTGAAACTTTATCGATAATAATATCTATTTTTATCTTACAAGCAAGTTCAAACTTGATAAAAAAGTATAGCTTAACCTTCAAAATTAAAAAAATAATGCATTTTTTAAAAACAAACAAAGAAAAAGCACTAAAAATTCCTTTAGAAAATGAAAAGGATATAATTAAATTATGA
- a CDS encoding aminopeptidase, with protein MEQDLIKYAELIILKGINLQKNQCVLIQGSIENYNFLKILAKKAYEHGAKYVKLNIKDIDILKSRLKFSEEKSLEFIPNAEKNFLEEMIQDKWARINVDDTENLEALKENISKKMSIYQKALNLASKNLSQAIMSNEIAWCVVCAPGPKWASKVLNKKEDNKTLEEFFKIQKKIMLLDTENPIKEWESHGEKLHKRCKALNELNLEKVIFKNEKTNLEVYLLETSLWTGGSEKIKGTEIEFNANMPTEEVFTTPNYKKTQGIVYATRPVMVLGTLISGIWLKFENGKVVDFGCNDEKHKKILKSHIETDTQAKYIGEVALVDSSSPIYQSNLIFYSILYDENASCHIALGAAYPSCLSNEEALKTDIDKLTYGCNVSLIHTDLMIGSNDMNVIGVDKNGKEHTIIKAGKFTI; from the coding sequence ATGGAGCAAGATTTAATAAAATACGCAGAACTTATAATTTTAAAAGGAATTAATTTACAAAAAAATCAATGTGTTTTAATTCAAGGCTCAATTGAAAATTACAATTTTTTAAAAATATTAGCAAAAAAAGCTTATGAGCATGGGGCCAAATATGTAAAGCTAAATATTAAAGACATTGATATTTTAAAATCAAGATTAAAATTCTCAGAAGAGAAAAGCTTGGAATTTATTCCAAATGCCGAAAAGAATTTTTTAGAAGAAATGATTCAAGACAAATGGGCGAGAATAAACGTAGATGATACAGAAAATCTTGAAGCTCTAAAAGAAAACATCAGTAAAAAAATGTCAATTTATCAAAAAGCCTTAAATCTAGCAAGCAAAAACTTATCGCAAGCAATAATGAGCAACGAAATAGCTTGGTGTGTTGTTTGTGCTCCAGGTCCAAAATGGGCTTCTAAAGTTTTAAATAAAAAAGAAGACAATAAAACTTTAGAAGAATTTTTCAAAATCCAAAAGAAAATAATGCTACTTGATACAGAAAATCCAATAAAAGAATGGGAATCCCATGGGGAAAAACTCCACAAAAGATGCAAAGCATTAAATGAGCTTAATCTAGAAAAGGTGATTTTTAAAAATGAAAAAACAAACTTGGAAGTGTATCTACTTGAAACCTCTCTATGGACAGGTGGAAGCGAAAAAATCAAAGGAACAGAAATAGAATTCAATGCTAATATGCCAACAGAAGAAGTTTTTACAACTCCAAACTATAAAAAAACACAAGGCATTGTGTATGCCACCCGTCCTGTGATGGTACTCGGAACACTAATATCTGGAATATGGTTAAAATTCGAAAACGGAAAAGTCGTTGACTTTGGCTGCAACGATGAAAAACACAAAAAGATATTAAAATCACACATTGAAACCGATACTCAAGCAAAATATATAGGAGAAGTAGCACTAGTTGACAGCAGTTCGCCTATTTATCAAAGCAATCTTATTTTTTACAGCATACTATACGACGAGAATGCAAGTTGCCACATAGCACTGGGGGCTGCATATCCATCCTGCTTAAGCAACGAAGAAGCTCTAAAAACTGACATCGATAAATTAACTTATGGATGCAACGTTTCATTAATACATACAGATTTAATGATTGGAAGCAATGACATGAATGTAATTGGTGTAGATAAAAACGGGAAAGAACACACAATAATAAAAGCTGGCAAATTTACAATATAA
- a CDS encoding peptidase M24 — MDINRRITLLRDYMRDNGIGAYLVAGYDPHFSEYSHERYNTRKFITGFSGSFGTVIVTLSKAVLFTDGRYFLQADQELKGTEVELIKLGVKGFPDIFTYINLNLQELKLGIYSDEISIKFYKELAERCKNTYIKVFNQDLIDLIWKSRPQLEFNYIVELIDVEKNNKRADKIRSICISLEKHLADFYVITALDEVAWVLNLRGTDVEKSALFYSFLLISRNKDRKNVLFVDEKKLDSSVKEVLEMEDFEIESYNNFYYFLNQIKHEGKFFVSFYTNIRVLKVIGEENIIFGESIIGNLKALKTDYELLKIKEAHVIDAISLIKFLHKFRSLSKVELAELDEIDIADMLLHFRKLNKDFFSSSFDSIVGFKENGALPHYKPKKGKKINTNGLLLIDSGGSYFGLGTTDVTRVFLIGNASTEEKHDYTLVLKAFISLASLKFPYGSSGAFLDGICRFPLLKNELNFIHGTGHGVGFFLNVHELPVSISSNSNYPFKGSEVVSIEPGLYRTFSHGIRIENLVFVRPAFTNDFGVFLEFENLTLVPFEKELIVKEMLSEEEINYVNSYHEYVFLTLKEYFDDEELKFLAKLTSKI; from the coding sequence TTGGATATTAATAGAAGAATAACTTTGCTTAGAGATTATATGAGAGATAACGGGATTGGTGCTTATTTAGTAGCAGGTTATGATCCCCATTTTAGTGAATATTCTCATGAAAGGTATAATACCCGCAAGTTTATTACAGGCTTTTCAGGTAGCTTTGGCACAGTGATTGTAACATTATCTAAGGCTGTTCTTTTCACAGATGGTAGGTATTTTTTGCAAGCTGATCAGGAACTTAAGGGAACTGAAGTTGAATTAATAAAACTTGGAGTAAAAGGATTTCCAGATATTTTTACATATATAAATTTAAATCTTCAAGAATTAAAGCTTGGAATTTATTCTGATGAGATTAGTATAAAATTTTATAAAGAGTTAGCTGAGAGATGTAAGAATACTTATATTAAAGTTTTCAATCAAGACCTAATTGATTTAATTTGGAAGTCTAGGCCTCAGCTTGAGTTTAATTATATAGTTGAATTGATTGATGTTGAGAAGAATAATAAAAGAGCTGATAAAATTAGATCTATTTGTATAAGTTTAGAAAAGCATTTGGCAGACTTTTATGTTATTACTGCTCTTGATGAGGTTGCTTGGGTTTTGAATTTAAGAGGAACAGATGTTGAAAAGTCAGCGCTGTTTTATTCATTTCTTTTAATCTCTAGGAATAAAGATCGCAAAAATGTTCTTTTTGTTGATGAAAAAAAACTTGATTCTAGTGTTAAAGAAGTGCTAGAAATGGAAGATTTTGAAATAGAGTCTTACAATAATTTTTATTACTTTTTAAATCAAATAAAGCATGAAGGTAAGTTTTTTGTTTCGTTTTATACTAATATTAGGGTTTTAAAAGTTATTGGTGAAGAAAATATCATTTTTGGTGAGAGTATTATAGGCAATCTTAAGGCATTAAAAACCGATTACGAACTTCTTAAGATTAAAGAAGCGCATGTTATTGATGCTATTAGTTTGATTAAATTTTTACATAAGTTTAGAAGTTTAAGCAAAGTTGAATTGGCAGAATTAGACGAAATAGACATTGCTGACATGCTTTTGCATTTTAGAAAATTGAATAAAGATTTTTTTAGTTCTAGTTTTGACTCAATAGTTGGTTTTAAAGAAAATGGGGCTCTCCCTCATTATAAGCCTAAAAAAGGCAAGAAAATAAATACCAACGGTCTACTTTTGATTGATTCTGGAGGTTCTTATTTTGGTCTTGGAACGACAGACGTTACAAGAGTTTTTTTGATAGGAAATGCTTCTACTGAAGAAAAGCATGACTATACTTTAGTGCTTAAAGCTTTTATTAGTCTTGCTTCTTTAAAGTTTCCATATGGATCGTCGGGCGCTTTTCTTGATGGGATTTGTAGATTTCCGCTTTTAAAAAATGAATTGAATTTTATTCACGGAACTGGGCATGGTGTTGGGTTTTTCCTTAATGTTCATGAGCTTCCAGTTTCGATTAGTTCTAATTCTAACTATCCTTTTAAAGGATCTGAGGTTGTTTCAATTGAACCTGGTCTTTATCGAACATTTAGCCACGGTATAAGGATTGAGAATTTGGTTTTTGTAAGGCCAGCTTTTACAAATGACTTTGGGGTTTTTTTAGAGTTTGAGAATTTAACCCTTGTTCCATTTGAAAAAGAATTGATAGTAAAAGAAATGCTTTCAGAAGAGGAGATAAATTATGTCAATAGTTATCATGAGTATGTGTTTTTAACTTTAAAAGAGTACTTTGATGATGAGGAGTTGAAATTTTTAGCAAAACTAACAAGTAAAATATGA
- a CDS encoding membrane protein, with protein sequence MVRFLSFLCLTTTMLLINSCDMAQFGDYKPLYFKNEVDLKTANEYLNSLGYKTISEYTTKINILDFPENKSITIHEAKNLNNLDLRKNTFLKKLPNLFNIEHKKLLYVENKFKTINFKKLKKDLNINVEMHSLDYKTKINSVSSVTFLIITTLLIFLEPANSIFILIFLLISSFTFMISKEVIYFYPFTILSYLLFSIINNFNKNYSKIYLKDISFLTLIKKIKYLLYLFIFITIYFIAIITFFTTNIDPTFVAFVAIPTLCIFLIFSWIKTESNFKETFLFPIEIKEGKKEERKALKSKIAIHLMLFTLSLIPFIYSSYMLNSHTNTNYLYSKKLSYFDFLNPNNIYIMLGYNKNMPNIVGYLSHILYQNELKYNITAKYGKMPKDIKENYFEVKTDKIEINPKTVYRVNKSFIDETLKKDLASLFLKNKTPIIIYKENSNNINIDKANYKILFLFSLPFLVLLFLFKTIRFTILLNINEKTYKKYIQG encoded by the coding sequence ATGGTACGTTTTTTAAGTTTTTTGTGCCTAACCACAACAATGCTACTTATCAATTCCTGCGACATGGCTCAATTTGGAGACTACAAGCCCTTATACTTTAAAAATGAAGTCGATTTAAAAACAGCTAATGAATATTTAAATTCGCTAGGATACAAAACAATATCAGAATACACAACAAAAATTAACATTTTAGACTTTCCCGAAAATAAAAGCATCACAATACACGAGGCAAAAAATCTTAACAATCTTGACCTGAGAAAAAATACATTTTTAAAAAAACTTCCCAATCTTTTCAACATAGAACACAAAAAACTTCTTTATGTTGAAAATAAATTCAAAACTATAAATTTCAAAAAACTAAAAAAAGATCTAAATATTAATGTTGAGATGCATTCTCTTGACTACAAAACAAAAATTAATTCTGTCTCCAGCGTAACATTTCTAATCATAACAACTTTATTAATCTTTTTAGAACCAGCAAACTCTATATTTATTTTGATTTTTTTATTAATTTCATCTTTTACTTTCATGATAAGTAAAGAAGTAATATATTTTTATCCATTTACAATACTCTCTTATTTGTTATTTTCAATAATCAATAATTTTAACAAAAATTACAGTAAAATATATTTAAAAGATATAAGTTTTTTAACACTAATAAAAAAAATAAAATACTTATTATATTTATTTATATTCATAACTATATACTTCATTGCAATCATAACCTTCTTTACTACAAATATTGATCCAACTTTTGTTGCATTTGTTGCAATACCGACCCTTTGCATTTTCTTAATTTTCAGCTGGATCAAAACAGAAAGCAATTTTAAAGAAACATTCTTATTCCCAATAGAAATTAAAGAGGGAAAAAAAGAAGAAAGAAAAGCTTTAAAATCAAAAATAGCGATACACTTGATGCTATTTACACTCTCACTAATTCCATTTATTTATTCAAGCTATATGCTAAATTCTCACACAAATACCAACTACCTTTACAGCAAAAAATTAAGTTATTTTGATTTTTTAAATCCTAACAACATTTATATAATGTTGGGATATAATAAAAACATGCCTAACATTGTAGGATACCTATCTCACATTCTCTATCAAAACGAACTAAAATACAATATAACTGCTAAATATGGGAAAATGCCTAAAGATATAAAAGAAAATTACTTTGAAGTCAAAACCGATAAAATAGAAATTAATCCCAAAACTGTTTACAGGGTAAACAAATCATTTATTGATGAAACTCTTAAAAAGGATCTTGCAAGTCTGTTTTTAAAAAATAAAACCCCAATCATAATATATAAAGAAAACAGCAATAATATCAACATAGATAAAGCAAATTACAAAATACTCTTCTTATTTTCTTTGCCTTTCCTTGTATTACTATTCCTATTTAAAACAATAAGATTTACAATTCTTTTAAACATAAATGAAAAAACCTATAAAAAATATATTCAAGGATAA
- a CDS encoding haloacid dehalogenase produces MKNIKAVASDLDGTLLLSKSYIGAFTELVIKKLIKEKKKFIIATGRSKNEITQLTKKIDQLQVSFFITLNGAKVYDQEWKLIKSHNLSPEVVKKILNLRDEKYTHIPHFLHKADQHDDQLNIDIKTKIAIDKCQKSTRKSNSYLRHEIVSPINKIQEIKDFSKLKNFENVAKIILFGREENLIEYEAMILDKNKGEINAYLSTPNSLEIVDHKVSKGNALKEVLKSINIDLSETMAFGDGFNDTDMLENVKKGLLMGNANYRLKVMLPYLEVIGTNDEEAVANYINENVLEEPIQEE; encoded by the coding sequence ATGAAAAATATTAAAGCAGTCGCCTCTGATCTTGATGGCACTCTTTTACTTTCAAAAAGCTATATTGGAGCCTTTACAGAACTTGTAATTAAAAAACTAATAAAAGAAAAAAAGAAATTCATAATAGCAACAGGAAGGAGCAAGAATGAAATAACTCAACTTACAAAAAAAATAGATCAGCTGCAAGTTTCATTTTTCATTACGTTAAACGGAGCAAAAGTTTACGACCAAGAGTGGAAATTAATAAAAAGCCATAATTTATCTCCTGAGGTTGTAAAAAAAATTTTAAATTTAAGGGACGAAAAATATACTCACATACCTCATTTTTTACATAAAGCAGATCAACACGACGACCAATTAAATATTGACATCAAAACCAAAATTGCAATTGACAAATGTCAAAAATCTACAAGAAAATCTAATAGCTACTTAAGACATGAAATAGTTAGCCCAATTAATAAAATTCAAGAAATTAAAGACTTTAGCAAGCTTAAAAATTTTGAAAATGTTGCAAAAATAATATTATTTGGCAGAGAAGAAAATTTAATAGAATATGAAGCAATGATCTTAGATAAAAATAAAGGAGAAATAAATGCATATCTTTCTACTCCAAATTCATTAGAAATAGTAGATCATAAAGTATCAAAAGGAAATGCATTAAAAGAAGTTCTAAAAAGTATTAATATTGATTTAAGCGAAACCATGGCTTTCGGCGATGGATTTAATGATACTGACATGCTAGAAAATGTAAAAAAGGGATTACTAATGGGAAATGCAAATTATAGATTAAAGGTAATGCTACCTTACTTAGAAGTAATAGGAACAAACGATGAAGAAGCTGTTGCAAATTACATTAATGAAAATGTTTTAGAAGAACCTATCCAGGAGGAATAA
- a CDS encoding membrane protein: MIRALFANDLFLSCLVSGISAQVIKYSIQTVKTRQLKLTPTHLLKNIFLETGGMPSSHSSTVTALSTSIALTEGISTSFIIALAFALITIRDSFGVRYMSGVQAEYLNALSEKLKKEINIDTTKIKVVKGHKKKEVLTGIIIGIASAYLVCYL, from the coding sequence ATGATAAGAGCATTGTTTGCCAATGATCTTTTTTTATCTTGTCTTGTATCAGGAATTTCTGCCCAAGTAATTAAATACAGTATCCAAACTGTAAAAACAAGACAGTTAAAATTAACTCCAACGCATCTTCTAAAAAATATCTTTCTAGAAACAGGAGGTATGCCAAGCAGCCATTCATCAACAGTCACTGCTCTTTCAACTTCAATTGCACTAACTGAAGGAATAAGTACAAGCTTTATCATAGCTCTTGCCTTTGCCCTTATTACAATAAGAGATTCTTTTGGCGTAAGATATATGTCTGGAGTGCAAGCAGAATATCTAAATGCATTATCAGAAAAATTAAAAAAAGAAATAAACATTGACACAACAAAAATAAAAGTAGTAAAAGGACACAAAAAGAAAGAGGTTCTAACTGGCATAATAATAGGAATAGCTTCTGCATATCTTGTATGCTATTTATAA
- a CDS encoding peptide chain release factor 2, which produces MKAFGGSFDKKEIQAEIEKYEKEINQKNFWNDNRRAQEVIKAQSILKSKIYPWEELINKIKDLSDLYEIIENEKDASSLEIEFNVLEKQYKDLLTISYFKEELDVNNAFLTIHSGAGGTEACDWVTMLYRMYSRYAERKKYKTELVDLLESEGGIKSVTIEVKGEYAYGMLKSEVGIHRLIRISPFDAAKKRHTSFASVFVDPVIDEKIEIIIKPEDIRIDTYRASGAGGQHVNKTSSAVRITHIETGIVTQSQSDRSQHKNKDMAMKVLKSRLYEYYKNKEDEKNKSKQDTKKEISWGNQIRSYVFQPYNLVKDHRTKFENSNITSVMDGNIDNFIEEYLKWKSLN; this is translated from the coding sequence CTGAAAGCATTTGGAGGAAGCTTTGACAAAAAAGAAATTCAAGCTGAAATCGAAAAATACGAAAAAGAAATAAACCAGAAAAACTTTTGGAATGATAATAGAAGAGCTCAAGAAGTCATTAAAGCCCAAAGTATCTTAAAAAGCAAAATTTATCCATGGGAAGAATTGATAAACAAAATCAAAGACTTAAGCGATCTGTATGAAATTATTGAAAACGAAAAAGATGCTAGCAGCTTAGAAATCGAATTTAATGTACTTGAAAAACAGTACAAAGATTTGCTCACAATTTCTTACTTTAAAGAAGAACTAGACGTAAACAACGCTTTTTTGACTATTCATTCTGGAGCTGGAGGCACTGAAGCATGCGACTGGGTTACGATGCTTTACAGAATGTACTCAAGATATGCTGAGAGAAAAAAATATAAAACAGAACTTGTTGATTTGCTTGAATCAGAAGGCGGAATTAAATCTGTTACAATAGAAGTCAAAGGTGAATATGCTTATGGAATGTTAAAAAGTGAAGTCGGCATACATCGTCTTATAAGAATTTCTCCATTTGATGCTGCTAAGAAAAGACATACCTCTTTTGCATCAGTATTTGTTGATCCTGTTATTGATGAAAAAATCGAAATAATAATTAAACCAGAAGATATAAGAATTGATACATATAGAGCATCAGGGGCCGGAGGACAACATGTCAACAAAACATCCTCTGCTGTAAGAATAACCCACATTGAAACAGGAATAGTAACTCAATCTCAAAGCGACCGAAGCCAACACAAAAATAAAGACATGGCAATGAAAGTTTTAAAATCAAGACTTTATGAATACTACAAAAACAAAGAAGATGAAAAAAATAAATCCAAGCAAGACACAAAAAAAGAAATCTCTTGGGGTAACCAAATAAGGTCTTATGTATTTCAACCTTACAATTTAGTAAAAGATCACAGAACAAAATTTGAAAATTCAAACATCACTTCAGTTATGGATGGCAATATAGATAATTTCATAGAAGAGTATTTAAAATGGAAAAGTTTAAACTAA